The Budorcas taxicolor isolate Tak-1 chromosome 5, Takin1.1, whole genome shotgun sequence genome includes a window with the following:
- the RPS24 gene encoding 40S ribosomal protein S24, whose protein sequence is MTNRLLQRKQMVIDVLHPGKATVPKTEIREKLAKMYKTTPDVIFVFGFRTHFGGGKTTGFGMIYDSLDYAKKNEPKHRLARHGLYEKKKTSRKQRKERKNRMKKVRGTAKANVGAGKKK, encoded by the exons ATGACCAACCGACTGCTTCAGCGCAAACAAATG GTCATCGATGTTCTTCACCCTGGAAAGGCAACAGTACCTAAAACAGAAATTCGGGAAAAACTGGCCAAAATGTACAAGACCACACCAGATGTCATCTTTGTATTTGGATTCAGAACTCATTTTGGTGGTGGCAAGACAACTGGCTTCGGCATGATTTACGATTCCTTGGATTACGCGAAGAAGAATGAGCCCAAACATAGGCTTGCAAGA CATGGCCTGtatgagaagaaaaagacctCAAGAAAACAGCGAAAGGAACGCaagaacagaatgaagaaagTCAGGGGGACTGCAAAGGCCAACGTTGGTGCTGGCAAAAAG AAATGA